The DNA sequence TATACACTATATCGTGTTTCATAAGTATGGAATGATTTATTTACAGTTTAGGAAATTACTTTATTAGGCtggagaaagatggggcaTCTTTTATTtcgtttggtggtaaacaaacaacattccgTTGTtgactgttaaaaacatgattaggatatttggatattatatgctaattGTGTCCCACATtaacttactatatataatatataatgcaGAGTTGCAAGTCAAACTGAAATAAACAATGAAGTTTTATACCTTTATAACCACAATAtgtatcctcgcatggtgggccAACTGACTGCTTATAACATGATGATTACTAGCTTCTTTTATACAGTGTTTTAACACAATGTAATACAATGGggatttacaaaataaacaacgtAATCTGTTTATCCGGCAAATATCCCAGCGATTGATGGTGTACCTCGCTGAACTGTCAAGGGAGATAACTTAAAATCCGAAGCCCGCTGGTTTTGCGTTCACTTGTTTATATTCCTTCATCATAGAAGCGAAAACTTCGAAGCCTTCCATTAGGCCATCTCCAGTAACAGCACAGCAAGACTGGATATGCCATTTATGATCCCGGTCGAGTTTATTTAACTCCAAAGCATCGGCCAACTTTGATACTGGAACAGCATAAGGCATGTCTTGCTTGTTTGCAAATACTAAGACGGGCACACGTCTTAATGCATCGTGTTCAAGTGCATTATGCAACTCTTCTTTAGCTTCTGAAAACCTAACTTGATCAGTACTATCCACAACGTAGATAAACCCTGGAAAACACGcgaaaattaaatatagaaaaagcaaatataacattttttatatccacaaagttatacacgtaagcgggcacaagatgtatagtagggtgaagaAAGATGACACCTTTACAGTCTAATTTCTCGCCCGTTTGGTGctcaacaaagaacattcagagcattataaaaccgtatccccccGTCTTCCgtatggaccgttgttaattgtttaaaatacggttaagatattcgaatattatgttctaaaggtgtcccgtctcctcccactatatatatgaaacaaaacatccataCATAAACGTCTGCAGTTGCTTGACCACGCAAGGgtgtataagttacattcattcaaggtTTAGTCATGTCATACAGGCATTTAAAAACCCTTGATTTCAAATATAGATAATTctatgatatttatttaatatggttttatttgCACCTACCGTCAGTGTTGTTGTAGTAATGTTGCCAGAGTTTCCTTAATATTTCTTGTCCACCAACATCCCATATAGTTAACGAAAGCCCTTTGCATGGACTTACAGTTTCAACGTTAAACTCAATAGTTGGTATTGTTTGCACCACTTCATTCAAAGCTAACTTGTACGTGATCGTAGTTTTGCCTTCAAAATCAGACTAtttagtgaatgaatgtaagagCGCAATATTACGTACGTGgttaacttataagcgggtacgaggtggtCAAACCGAACATCCCCCACCATGCTAGGATATATAAGTTTCCTTCATTCACAttctttattcattcatatgaGCAAGGCAGAGATGGTTTATAGCTACAGTGTTATATCAGTAAAACATCAGACATAAAAACGTTGTTGGAGTAATATGAATAGAAGAAACTCGTGGCTCGAAAACGCAGAAATAGTAAAAGTCCTGCCACATTGTTGCTATCTTGGAAAGAAAGAAACCCATTTTAAATACTGTGGAGCCGCCAAATAAACACTGTATAATTTGTCTTCTGTGTGACAATAACTCTTCAACTCTGACTGTTCCTTTAGTTCACTTAATATACACATGATGTTCCTGTATGCGCGAGTTTTATATAGAGCGCTGTATAGTGTGTGTCGTATCATTCAATGTGGTGTTCGAATACGCGTCGGAGATAAACGCGTCATATTACGCGATCTGGtgctgtgtgacgtcacaaaacaaCTCACTTTCCACGTCGCGTGTTTGCTGTCATTGTCTGTCGTCTTGGCAAAGTGGTTGACGCGTTTGCTGGTTGCTTGTTCAACgctcaacgctgctaccaaCATAAACGTGTGTGTCCTTGCGGgttatttaaattgtcagccataggctacattaaatttaaaaagaataatcaCCCAGAAAAGTTTCACACCTTGTAACCCGTAGGTACGAGTAAGTGTCGTTTACTCGTAAGTGTCGTTGCACTACCacccgaggataaataagttatacgTTCATTGAATATACTCGCTTTCTTACAGTGGTTTAAATTTCCTTAGATTGCATTTATATTGTGCTTAAGTTGGAACGCAGGAGTGAATCAAAACAGTCGACGGACAAATGTCAAACACTCGCATACTGTACGGATGAATGCAGAAGTTAAATATATGCAGAAAATTTACCGAGAAGCTTGGCTTCGAGGGAGGATTTTCTGTCAAATTTTAACGTTTGTATCTTAAGCGGCCAGCTGTTGGTCGTTAAAGCAAATTACATGACTCAAGTTTTAGTGCTACAAGCgctgaaacattaaaaacttcTAAACTTACGATCACAGACGAAAAGTTTGACGCGAACCCATTATAAATTGTCACAAATTTAATCAATAGCTTGAAGGGGGTGAAcgttaaatagtttttttgatCATCAGTTAGCGGCTAAAACCTAGATTGCCAGATCGTGTTAATAGACAAAGCTCGTTTAGAGTTATGAGGCTAAGGTTTTAtcattctgtaaatattctttgtttactaccaaacgggaaaagcaaataaaacccatgtcccattttaccccaccctataatGTCCTAAGTTCATTAGCACATTTAAATCCAAGCATCATAGACCTTGGTTCGTAAAGTCCAGATATTACTAGTAAAGCTTTGATGACTATTAATAATCCCCTGCCATTACGAAATACGAGCCCAGCAATACCTCATGGGTAAGCGCACACTGTTGGCAATACGACCACTATACAAATATCACGAATTCGTTCTATTTCGCTCATAACAAGTGGGTGTGTCATCCTGCAGCAGTAGCTGTTTACTTTCGCACGATCCACCCAGTAACCATCTGTTCATGCTCAATGCCTTCAAAACCACCCAATCTATCacttgattttgtttatattagcTTTTGGGTGGCGCACATTCTTGGTTTGGAACCATGAAAGGGAATATGGCCTTGTCTACTTTAGGATATCAATCTTAATGCCGCAGTAAACCCGCAAGGTCCAAGTGTATTGCGAAATACGTCGAGCTAAATCGCGAAGACGACAGGTATGCTATTAAATTTCTTAAACCAGAAGCGAGGAATGCGCAttaaatattctatatgggtaaaatCTTACCCAAGCGCTTACTTAGATTTACCCAAGATTAGACTTTAGAGTTTGCAAACAGAAACGACAgattaatgaaatattaccTGATTCTCCTAAAAACTTGAGGTTGAATGACGACTAAACACAGACGgtgtaaatgtttaaatattaatatggaAACGTCCTGTTTTTCTGACTTTGTGTTTGAAGCCATAAATTcttaaaacattttggttACAACCCGTTTGGGGCGTTTAGTATTTTGATAAGTATGtttatacagtttttaataatttactaGCGGTTATGAAAACACACACGGTAATTTTTCCGACTTATCTTTTTTTCTTAACACAATATGTCTCACCCTTGGCGTTTTTCCACGAGCAATGTGAGGCAAACTAGACTCTCTGCGTCCAACTAGTTGTATAAATGTGCTGAATATTAACCTGCAATATACATGTGtgtcaatttatttttgtacaagAAATACACATATTCTCGTTACGtggcaattttatttttgcactatttataaaaatacagaacTTTGTGAATGACAGAACTCGAGGAGACTTTCGAAAGCACGAACCGTTGTGGACGGGGAAGATTAGAATTGTGTTTTGATTGGTGGAGGTTGACACGTGGT is a window from the Ciona intestinalis chromosome 10, KH, whole genome shotgun sequence genome containing:
- the LOC100183030 gene encoding ADP-ribosylation factor-like, producing the protein MLVAALSVEQATSKRVNHFAKTTDNDSKHATWKSDFEGKTTITYKLALNEVVQTIPTIEFNVETVSPCKGLSLTIWDVGGQEILRKLWQHYYNNTDGFIYVVDSTDQVRFSEAKEELHNALEHDALRRVPVLVFANKQDMPYAVPVSKLADALELNKLDRDHKWHIQSCCAVTGDGLMEGFEVFASMMKEYKQVNAKPAGFGF